From the genome of Mycoplasmopsis bovis PG45:
AGTAAATTTACTAATATTATAACTTTGAGCTTTAGTAGCAGGATTTGAAGCACTTTCAAGAGTTGTTATTAATTCTGCTGTTTTATCAGCTCCATTTTTAGTAACACTAACTAATCTTTTGATTATTCTAGCTGTTTTTTCTTTTGAACCTACTACTTCAGGTGTTTCTGAAAGCTTTATTTTTCAACCATCAGATAAAATATGCTCCTTAATAGCTGTTTTTTCTTGTAACTTTTGTACATTAGTTTTTAATGGAAATTTCTTACTATCTATGTCAACAGGCAATGATTCATCTAGGTCTCCCATAACATCAGAATCTATTGTTATTTTGCCATTACTTACAATTAATGAGTTTTCTGAATAAGCATTCTTTAGGCCATTAAAAATAGTGTTAAGATCTTTAAATTTAATATTTTCAGATAAATCATAGTATTCATCTTTGGTTGAGTCGTATTCTAAAGTAACCTTTACTTCAGGATTGGCTGAGTAGGCTCAATAACTTCTAAAAGTATTAAGTATTTTATGTGATTTATAAAAATCTGCTTTTTCTCAAGGTCTTTCGTAGTTTTTAAGCATGTTTTTAGAATCTTCAGTTAGATCAAAACCTACAATCTCTATATTTTTAAAAGCATTTGGATTAGGATAATAATGTACTATCTCGCCTTGCCAAGGATCTCTATCATCAACTCATTCTTTTGGCGGGTTTACTTTGTCATTAATTTTTTCTTTAATGCCTGAAATGTCTATAGTAGGATACGTATATCTATCCTTATCTTGATATGGTTTAATGTCACCTTCTATACTACCTTTTTCATAGTCTCATCAAAAAAATCTTTTTGCTTTGGAAGTTACGGGCCCACTATAAGGGTAATCTAGCCCAATATTATTAGGCAATCTGTAACCACCATAAACAGGCGGGTTTAATATAATTCTTGGTGGGTTATGAAAATATTTAGTTCCGCTTGCTGGAAATTTAAAATCCTTGCCAAACACATTGTATTTGATGTTTGCGTCTCAATCAAATTGATCAACTCCAACTAAATATGGCTGATCTAATAATTCATTCCATTTATAAGTAAATGTTCGCTTTTCTCTTTTTTTATAAACACCTGACTTAAACTCATCAATTTGGCTAAACCTGCCATCTATGTATGATCTATTAAAATTACTATCTAATGCTGATAATAATTTATTAGTATTTAAAAATGCTGAACTAGTGCTTTTTAAAGAACTAGCACTAATTAAAGCAAAAGGGAGTAAACTCCCTAATGCTGGCACTAAAATATATTTATATTTTCTACCTTTCATTATTATTACTCTCCTTTATCAAAAAATAGTTCTTTTTCTACATCATTAAAATGTAAATTAATTGAATAACGTTCATTATTTGAAATAGTTGCTAATACCTTTCCCCTTTGTCTTGAAGCAATAAACTTAACTTCTGAATCTAATAACTGATTAGAGTTTTTATAAAAGCCTTTAACAGTTTCAATATCATTGTCTAACAGTCCAAAAAAGAATGAATAAGAACAGTTATTTATTATTCTAGAAGCCATTTCAGCTACTGAAGCTGTTTGCTTATAGTCTGAAGGGTTTTGAGTAGTGTGTATTGTTCCACAGTCTAGCTTACGCACTAATTTAGTAGTATCAGCAATATACTCTAATGTTGTAATATTCTTTTCATTAATGTATAAGTGTTCTTCATCAATGCATAAAGCAGAATATTTAATGAGCTTTTGCATCTCTTTCATACTCAAAATTTTTACATTATTCTCTTGCTTGTATTCTTTAATAATAATTTTGTTATTTAGTGCATTATTAAAGATAAATTCATTAATTAAGCTAAGAAGCACCATAATACCTAATCTAGCTGTAATTGAGCCTTGTGTATCTGTTAAATTATCATTTTTAAACACGACTACATCATTATTAATGCTTACTGTTGTATGGCCATTATAAAGTTCTCTTAAGTTACTATTGTTTTCAAATTCAATACTTAATAACTCTGCAAAGTCTAGTATTTCTTTTTGTCTTTGTTCTCTATCATGATGGTCTTCAGGTATTTCATACTCTCTCATTGACTTAATTAAGTCTGACATTGTTGGTCACTCTTCATATGTAAAGTCTGACACTCTATTTAGCTTATAAATTCCCCATTTTTCATACAAATTAATTATTTGTTGTCTTAAAATAGCTGATTTTTTGCTATCTAAATTATCAAAGACAATTGAGAAAAACTTATTTAGTCAGTTTAAATGGTTATTTACAATAGATTTAATATTAGCCTTATCTACTTCATCTTCACTTCTTGCTATAAATGATCTTACTTGTAATGGATTAATAGTTGTTCCTGAGCCACTTCCTAAGTCAATAATTTGACCGCCTAAAGTGTTAGCTCATTTTATGTATTCAGCTTGTGGGTCAATTACAATAGCAATATTGCCTGCTGATACAGCATTTGTTAGAATTTTTTTAGTAAATGTTGACTTACCCATACCAGGTGTACCTAATATCATTACATTATGGTTTGTTCTATATTGAGTAAGTTTGAACATATTTCAAACTAATGCTTCATCGCTTTCTCTTAGTTCTTTTCCAACTAAAAGACTATTGCCATCATTAAGTAATTTTCTATGAATTGGATAGCCTACAGCTTGGTTTAATGATGTTATTTGGTAATATTCTCTATCTAATTTAGTAATAGGGAAGTTTATAATAAAAAAGTTTTAGTGTAATGCTATATTTCTAACAATTCCGCAAGGTCTTGAACATATTTCAACACCTTGCGTTTTTTTCATTCTGTATTATTTATTACTTCAACTTTGTAACTTCTCAAATATTCTATAATCTGTCTGAATGAGTAGTTTTGATGAAGATTTAGTCTTATAAAATTGTTCTTAACTTTTGTCGCAATTATTAGTGACAAGTAGTTTATAAACTCTGTTGTGTAAACTTTCATTTCTGAATGAACTCTTGTTTTTGATAGTTCCAAAATATTTTTGTAAAAGTTAAACATTTCTTCAATTTCTCATCTTTGATCATATAGTGTGTATACATCCTCTAATGAAAGGTCAACATTGGATTCAAAAACAATGACACCAAAAAATTGATTATTTTTATTGAATTCATCAATGTTAAATGTATTTCTTTTTAGATGTTTTTGATAGTTTCCAACACTTTCTTTGCCAGCTATTTCTAAGTCTTTAAATAGATAAAAAAACTTTCCATTTATTTGCTTTTTAGACCCTAGTAATTGCTTATCTTTAATTTTCACAGGAGTCAAGTTTTCATCAAGTTTTTCTTCTCTAATTAATGTTGTATTTCTCTTTAATGGCAAAAGATACTTAACATTTTTATTCTGTTCTAAAAGCTCTGTAATTGCTTTAGTTCTAAAGCCTTTATCAGCAACTAATATTTCGCCAGTGCTAGGCACATTTTCCAAAAAGTCCTCAAAAATAGTCGAATCCAGCATATTTCCTTGGTATGGTCTGTGATAAATTGGCTCTTTGGTATATAAGACACAAGTGTAAAGTAAGGTAAAATCTTTGCTACCTTTAACCTTGCCTTTTCTTGATCATTGAGAAAAAGTTACTTCATCTGAATTATAAGATTTAAGTGTGCCATCAATAATTTGCACTCTACCTTTAAACTCATTTATTCTATCTAACATGAAGTTATGTATATTTGAATATGCTCTACCAGTTTTTTCAAAGAAGTCTGGTAATAATGATTCAGATAAACCAACCTTTTTAAATAATTCAGACATAAATGAAGTTTCATAGTAAAACTTTAAATCACGATTAACGGCTTTTGGATAGGCACATCTAAGAATAGCAATTACATATAATTTGTAAGCTGTTGATGAATCAAAATGTGTTAGTAATTTTTCCAAAATATCATTGCTATTTTTTGTAAAAATTGCTATGTTACCATAGTCTTTTATATCTGTTTTTTCTTGATTTTTCTTAGATCTTGTACCTACTGGGATAGGTGTTTCAAAAGGAACAAATTTGTAATCTACTATTTCGCCAACAATTGCCAAATCTTTTGGAATTGCTTTTCCATTCACATATTTGCTGGTTCTTTTTACAACTTTAAATTTTCCAAAGTAATTCTTTACAACTGTGTTTTTAGGTCTTTCAACTTGTCTTATTTCAACTGGAATTGCCATTTTCAAATTCTCCTAAATATATAGCATTATAACTATATTATAACACAAAATTTAAATAGAGAAATAAATAAAATTAATTTTTTTATGATGACATTAGCAGCATTTTTTAAGTCTTTGTCAGAAAAATAAATAAAAAAATGTCTACATTGTTCAAAATGCGACATTTTGTATAGTATTATGGGGTATAACTTTTATATTATAACATCTAAAAAGCCTTCAAATTGCCTAAATAATAATGAGTTTGTGCCAAAATTTTCTTTTGCTCAAGTATTCTTTAACTTAATATTAGCTGCTCTTTGTTCTTGTCTGTCTTTTACAGTATCAAAAACAAAAATGTTTGCATCAAATAGCTTGTAATTTTCTTGTTGAACTTGTTCAATCATTGCAAGTATTGCTCGTTCTTCAATGCTTGATGAGAACTTACCAACTATTGTATGATCCACATTCATTGAATCTTCATTTCTTTTAGCTGCCTTATCAAGCAACTTATTAATAGCATTTTGATCATTGTAAGGGAATAAATTTCATACAATAGTGCCTGAAATTGTAAACATTTGCTTAAGTCATTGGGCATTAAGCCTGTTTGCTGTTTTACCAACACATTTAACACTATATTGATTGCCATTTATAGAGATAGTATCTCTATTAAAAATAACTTCATCATAAGCAAATAGTTGATCCAGGCTGTTTTTTTGATTATAAATACCACTTAAATTTAAATAGCTATGAATTTCTTCATCACTTTTACCAAAGCGATTTAATTGGTTTAAAAATTTAAGTAATTCAAAGTCTTGTAATTTATTGTAAGTAAATAGTCCCAAGTCATTGATCTTTTGCTCAAATGTTATATACATTTCTTCAAGTGAATCAATTGTTGGTGCATTAATTACTAAGTAAAAAACACTTGCTGTATTTTCAGTTTCTAATTTTGAAAAGTCATCAATATTTGCTTGATAATATTTGCTTCAAAATTCATTATTTTTGTTTAATAATTGTTTATTTTTAGATGAGTTATTAATATATTCTTTATTTTTATCATACTTAATTTGTTCATCTAGTTTAATAATTGAAATTTTATGTTTAAAGCTGTCTAAAATTCTTGCAAAATTGTCAATTAATCTTATCTGTGTATCAGCATTTTCTTTTCAAATATCTTGCCCATTTATTTGCAAAACCATAAAGTAATTATTGTGTTCAGTTTTGCTAAATAATTTATTGGTAAATATTTTGTTTTTAACAACATCAGATGAAACTAGTGATGAATATGGGTTTAAATCAGCACTGTCTCTTTCTTTATTGTTAGATATCACCTTTGCAAATTTATGGGGCATTGACTTGAATTTAAACATTCTAATCAAAAGCTCATATATTTTACAATTCTGGCCTGATGGCAATATAAGTATTAGTAAAGTGAAAAACATAATAGCAAATACTATTCACTTATATTGCAATGCAAAAGGCCTAAAAGCTAAAAAAGATACTAAAAAAGAAATTAATATAACAATGAAGAATTCAATAACATCTTTTCAAGAAAAAACTCTTGTTATTTTAATTTTCTTGTATTTTAATCTATTGGGTTGTAGCATTTGTTCCTTTGTTTAAATTAGAATGATCGGGTTGTCTAGTTATTGTTTCACTAAGCATTGAATTTACGTTTTTATCTTTTTTGTTTTGTCTATCGACAATGTTTTCTCAATTTGCTTCTTTTCCACGACTCTCTCAGTACTTGTTCCTTTGTTCTTCATGTGATAAGTGGGTAAGGTTGTTTTCTTTTGCAAACTGAGTAACTTTTGCATCATGTTGCTTAATTTGCTCTTG
Proteins encoded in this window:
- a CDS encoding helicase HerA domain-containing protein, with the translated sequence MFKLTQYRTNHNVMILGTPGMGKSTFTKKILTNAVSAGNIAIVIDPQAEYIKWANTLGGQIIDLGSGSGTTINPLQVRSFIARSEDEVDKANIKSIVNNHLNWLNKFFSIVFDNLDSKKSAILRQQIINLYEKWGIYKLNRVSDFTYEEWPTMSDLIKSMREYEIPEDHHDREQRQKEILDFAELLSIEFENNSNLRELYNGHTTVSINNDVVVFKNDNLTDTQGSITARLGIMVLLSLINEFIFNNALNNKIIIKEYKQENNVKILSMKEMQKLIKYSALCIDEEHLYINEKNITTLEYIADTTKLVRKLDCGTIHTTQNPSDYKQTASVAEMASRIINNCSYSFFFGLLDNDIETVKGFYKNSNQLLDSEVKFIASRQRGKVLATISNNERYSINLHFNDVEKELFFDKGE
- a CDS encoding transposase, which encodes MAIPVEIRQVERPKNTVVKNYFGKFKVVKRTSKYVNGKAIPKDLAIVGEIVDYKFVPFETPIPVGTRSKKNQEKTDIKDYGNIAIFTKNSNDILEKLLTHFDSSTAYKLYVIAILRCAYPKAVNRDLKFYYETSFMSELFKKVGLSESLLPDFFEKTGRAYSNIHNFMLDRINEFKGRVQIIDGTLKSYNSDEVTFSQWSRKGKVKGSKDFTLLYTCVLYTKEPIYHRPYQGNMLDSTIFEDFLENVPSTGEILVADKGFRTKAITELLEQNKNVKYLLPLKRNTTLIREEKLDENLTPVKIKDKQLLGSKKQINGKFFYLFKDLEIAGKESVGNYQKHLKRNTFNIDEFNKNNQFFGVIVFESNVDLSLEDVYTLYDQRWEIEEMFNFYKNILELSKTRVHSEMKVYTTEFINYLSLIIATKVKNNFIRLNLHQNYSFRQIIEYLRSYKVEVINNTEWKKRKVLKYVQDLAELLEI